From Oncorhynchus keta strain PuntledgeMale-10-30-2019 chromosome 8, Oket_V2, whole genome shotgun sequence:
caaagtagatgtcctaaccgacttgccaaaactatagtttaacaagacatttgtggagtggttgaaaaacgagttaatgactccaacctaagtgaatgtaaacttctgacttctaTCACCAGCGAAACCACATATAGTAATTCATACACGCAGTATCATTAACCATTGAATTAAATCTGTCCACCTTAATGAACTTTGTTTAAATAAATGTGAGAACCAAAATGAAGGCCTGGGAAGAGCTAGAACTAACAGTTTAATGTATTCTTTGTCATCGAAAACGAAAATGAGAAAAGTTCCAAACCACAAGCTTACCGGATCCTCTTTCTGTTGACACAGCTCTTAAACACATTTTCATCTGCACGTTCAGAGATTAAGATCATTTGTGACACTAACGAGAGTTTTTTCCATCTCACGAAAGAGTGCCAACTAAAAAATCAGACAATGTATTAGTGCAGGAATGCTTTTTTTGGTGCTATTTTATGTGTTACCCTTTTAGTGTGAAACTCCTCACCAGTAATAGAAAGATACATATGTACAGACATCCACTTCAATAATGAAACTGAAATGAGACATTTTACTTCAAATGTTTACTTAAAAATGTTCAGAAACAGTATAAATAATATTCAAGAAGTGCAATTTTCTAATAAAAAGAACAAACTTTAGCTTTTTTACTAACTTTTACAATGGTCTGCAATATAGGAGGAAAAACACCAAAGTATATCAAATGTTATATTGCGGCTATAAAAGGTTATATGAAGATTATGTCTTGACTTATATTTACATTGTTACAAAACACTTAACACCTAAAACATGACCAATACTACAATTGTTCTTGTTTTCAAAATACACTTGATTAAAGTTTAAGAACATGATGTAGATCTATGCATCTACCGTGAAACACAATATCTATGTATTGCAACATAACATATTGGATTAGCTTTTGCACGATTTACTTAACAAATACTGTTCCTCCAAAGGAAAACACATTATTTCATAGAAAAGCTTCAGTAATAGACAGTTTTCTAGAAGCTTCTCACTCCTATATTAGCAGCAGAGAGGCAAGTTTCAAACGTGTCTTTCATATGGACACAAATAACTGCTGAGTTTGTCAAAACATTGGCAAGTCCTTAATCTGGAGATGAAGAGcaaaacatgacgcagaaaaacTTAACGTTAATGTCTCAGATCAGGGCCTCGTTTCCCAGCTGTGATGTaacttaaaggtccaatgcagccattttttaaaatctcaatattaaatcatttctgggtatcAATTAAGTATCCTAATGTGATTGTTTTCagttaaaatggtcaaaaagaaacaaaaacatagcttcttagcaaagagcaatgtctcaagcaagaattctgctaggactgtctgggagtggtcacCGCcttgtgatgtcaccaggcagaccaaaactccatcccacccaAATAGACAGACACTTCAGGCAATCTTTTCAAACAGCTGTAACATTAAAGGGTACCAGaataatttcacagtattattccaacttcatggtgtggaaatatatacaaatcatgtttttgactgcactgggcctttaaagcaTTACGACGATCGTACCAGATGAACCTTTCTTTACaacctgtttagtgttttccaaacAAACACGCAGAGAGGGCGTTCTCTAAGTGCGTTGTTAGACcatgtgtcgatactgatagGATCCAAAGAAAAGCAGCACTGTTctcggatcagctttctccattcaatACATTGGCATTagaattattccacaatactgacgacggatcagctcctagagagatTTTACCTCCTATGGCTGCAAATAGGCAATTGAGGCTGCTTATTATGTTTACCCAATAATAATGCACTAAATTACAGATAGGGCACATCATTACGCACATGCTGTCACAGAAACAGTAGCCTAGTCGCAAAATACAACTCAATTGATTCAATGCTACAAAGGCTCTGGGGAATCAAGGCCTTGTGTGATAACTCGCAAACAATCAGGGATAGCTAACAAGGCGTTAGGCTACAATATGCTGTCCTAACATTAGAAAATGTTACCAAGGTGACATCGTCCACTGAACCCCCTTTCATCCTCAAAAGAGTCCGAGTTAGCCTTACCAAAAACGATAAATCTGTAGCTAATATTGACGTTTTTTCCTAATTCTACATCTATCTAAGGTGTGTTTATGAAAATCGTAATGTGCACGaacatttgctagctagctagtgtctgCTTGCTGGCTGAACCAACTTGCTGGCTGAACTCAGATCCATCCATATGAAACGAAGGGATGCTAACAACGCCAGTTCAcagagacactcagagacactcactctttcactttaaaatgtatgtcaaacaaaaaccaatgacTGCAAAggtaaacaaaccatacaactctatgcacagtGAGTGCGTCAAACAATTTCCACAGAAAATTTgacaaaaaacacatttacttgataAACAGTGCAGGTGCAAAGTTGGATAACAGAATGATGGTTTGTGCTGTTTGTGCCGTCATTCTCTTATCAAACTTTGCAACATTTGCCGTTAGACAGATGGCTCCTGGCAACTGCGAGTCTTGTTAGAATGATGCCATCAATAGGGAGAGGTTGCCCCTACTTGAACCGTTTCAATGATATCATTTCAGATTTGAGTCAGATTCTGGGATAGATGGATTACATCGTCCCCCATTGCTCTTGCTATGTTTGGGGTTCCACCTGGCTCTATGCTGATTCTGTTTAATTTTCCAGAGTACCTGCAAGTCACCAGTCCAGGGTTCTTTCAGTAGTCACACCTGCATATCCCCCTGGCTCCCATAGTTTgagcatacatactgtacatcgaACCCCTAACCTTCCTCTGCCATCAACAACCATGCTTTTCCCCCTCTTGTGTGGCGGCCGCCACTTCTGACGAGTTCTTGGAGTTGTGCATCTTGTGCTGGCTGCTGTCGGTGGAACGTGGCCGCAGGGTGGCTCGCCCACGGAGGCCTGCAAGGCCGCGACGTAGCTCCTTGCGGATGTTGTCGCTGGAAAGCACATAGAGGATGGGGTTGATGGCGCTGTTGAAGGTGGACAGGCCCAGGGAGATAGTGTAAGGGGTATAGAGGCTTTCCTGGAAATGGCAATTCTGCAGCTCGGGGAAGTGGAAGGTGACCGCACGCAGCAGCAGAATGACATGGTATGGCGCGAAGCACACCAGGAAGAGGACCACCACGGCGAACGCCAAGTAGCGCACCCGCTCCTTCTGGCAATGCCTTAGCCCTGTGCTAGCCTGCACGTTGGCCAGGATGGCACGGTTAGTGACCACAAGCACAACCAGGGGGAACAGGAAGCCAATGACAAAGCGGGCATAGTTGAAACCCGTCACAGTGGACGTGCCCTTGCCTGGCTCGAAGCAGCGCCGCTGCCCCTCTGCCGCATCGCCCTCTGGCATGGTAAACACCGGCACATGGCCCACGAACACCACCAAGACGATGGCCACGGTAACTGCAACTGCCAGTCTCTGTCGCCGAAGGCCGCGCGACTCCACGGCGTAGACCACGGCCACGTATCTGTCACTGGAGACGCAGCACAGCAGGAAGATGCTGATGTACATGTTGTTGAAGAAGAAATAGCCTGTCACCTTGCAGGCTATGGAGCTCCAGCGCCATTGGTGGCCTGCGTTCACGTAGTTGGCCCACATGGGCAGGGTGCAGAGGTACATAaggtcacacacagacagactcaacAGGTAGATGCCCAGGACATTTTTGCGGCGCACCTGGAGGAAAGTCAGGTAGACAGTAACGATATTGGCAGGCAGCCCGATGACCAGCACCAAACTGTAAAGCACCACCAGGGGCACGCGGTCCTCTTCGTAGTTCGGGGTGCACGGGGGAGCATCAGTGCTCCAGTTGATGGCAGCCACGCTGGTCTGAGTCACAGTCGGGTCATGCATGGTGTCTgaagggtaaagagagagaggggaaaaaataAGTCACATTTCCCATTTCAGGATGCCAAAATGTATGTAAATACAAATGAGGAAATCACAAGATTAACTCTAAATCACTCTATTTGCAGACCCTATTTCCAGAGACTTTTCCAGGTTATTCATATTGGCGGGATATCTGCAGAACTAATCATGCTTATAGATGGCCTTTGGTTGTAAGGCAACTTAATAAAGGTATTTTAATATGGATCACAATTAGAGTTTTAATGGTTTATTTCAAAGCTTTTTTTTGGTCTTTGTCTTCTGTTAATGTGATAGACTTTACCTAACTtacatacacatacagagacataaTTACCCTCTGTATTCACAGGAAAGGCCATATAACCCTCCCTTAGGGGCCACTAAAGGACCAATGAGTAAGTTGCTCAAGGATACAGAAGCTGAGTCATATGCATTGTGGGTCACATGCATGATTATGTGCGACTGTCCAAAAGTGGCAACATGGTTTATAGTCAGCCCTCGGCTTTATGAAAATGTGCATGTGAGTTGTCAAGGAATATTCAGAAAACATTGCACTTAGCATGTTGAGTTGTTAGCATGTTAAAGCTCTTCTTTGCTGATAAACAATTAGCAAGCAACCAAAGACAACACGGTGAACAAGTAATACCACAACTCCGTCAGAGGCTAAAATATTGACCCTGGTTGATGTATCTCAACTGAAACCTACTTTCTGTTAACTAACCTCGATGACATTCTATTCTTGACCAGAGTGGAAGAATGGATGAAAATGGAAGAGAACGCACTGAAACAAAAGAGGGACCTCGAACAGAAGCGCTCATTTTCGTTTTCCGTTGTGTGAACACAACCCTAGGTTTGTAAAGGGAGACAGTACTGGACTGCCCCTTTAGATGTCTGGCTTCCTCACGGTTTGTTCTTTACTTTAACGTTAGGGGCTGTTTCCACTGTAGCCCTATACTTCTCTTTCTGGGGATTGCCTCATACTTTCTGAGAGAAATGGTGTCCTTTCAGAAATTGCTTTCCAAATAAAGCTATATCTAGACCTAATTGTAACACCGCCCGAGAgtatttctctccctcctctcagaaATAGTTTTTCAAATACGTGTAACACTGCTCATtcttctatactgaacaaaaatgtcaacgattttactgagttacagttcatataaggaaatcaattcatgaaaataaataaattaggccctatatcgatttcacatgacttggcaGGGGAGCAGCATGGCTGGGCCTGGGAGGGAACAGGCCCACAAACTtgagagccaggcccacccagtGGGGAGCCAGACCCAAAGCCTGATGTGAAGGtactgggctggcatggttacacgtggtctgcattTGTGAGGCCGGTCGATATGAACATAacactctggtggacattcctgcagtcagcatgccaattgcatgctctctcaaaacttgagacttctgtggcattgtgttgtatgacaaaactgcacattttagtgcactttttgtccccagcacaaggtacacctatGTCATGACCATGCTGTTGAaccaacttcttgatatgccacacctgtcaggtggatggattatcttggcaaaggagaaatactaacagggatgtaaacacgtatgcacaaaatgtgagagaaataagctttttgtgcatatggaacatttctgggatcttttatttcagctaatgaaaagtgggaccaacacttaacatgttgaatttatatttttgatcagtataATTGTATTATTGAACCTTTTCATCCCCTCTTTGCTTTGCAACATCTGTGCCTGAAAAGAAAGACCACAACAGAaatctaaccacacacacacacacacacacacacacacacacaacagagctCTAACCGTATGAGGTGTAGGCTACGGACAGCTTTTAACCACTCACAGCAAAACAACAACTCTAAACCAGAACCCACCCCCACCagttctctcttgctctcgcttCCTTCCGCCTCTTATCCAAGCCCGCAAGCTTAACAAGGCATCTCCTGAAAAATTCATCACACATctcagaggagaaaggaggggaaaTGCTGTAGATGGAAAAACAAGTGCACCACTTAACACTGATGACATGTGAATGATAGATATCATAGTCATCAAATATATTAGATTAGAATCAATCTGAAATCTAATGAAGAATTAATCAATAAATGAGGACATGATGAATTAGGGTATTTTTGAACAACATACTAGACAACTGGTGATAACCAGTTCAGGCATTTTAATTGTTGAGTGACCTGAGTCAAAGGAGTGATTTAATTCAACTTCACCCTAAGCCAAGGCAAAGAGAGTCTTACATCTAGCTTGCGTTATTTTTTAAACTGAAAATGTCTGAGGTTTAACCCTGCAGTCACACAGCTGACAGTCCCTGTGATGTGCTGAGGAGAAATGGTTCAACCCAGTTTTTACTTGAAACAGTCTTTACTTGATAAAATAACATAGTCACTTCAGAAATGAGTATGGGTCAAGAAGCCTTGTTTTACCATTTTACTTGTGACCGGTACAATCACCGCGAACAAGAGCAACACTCATCTGTGGCTGTTCAATATCAATGCTTAAATAAGTGATTGTTCATTTCCCAGTTACATTTATAAAATAAGATGGCTTAATGAATGGATCACTACAGGATTGGAAAAACAAGCCTCAGGGAGCCGCTGCCTGGCAAATGAGACAAGGAGCTGGTACTGTAGATTAGACAAATGTACATTTGAATCATTAATACAGTACTACAAGTAACGTATATTAATTTTACATGAAATTTACCATTCGGAATTCATAGCCCAGGCTGTATAGCTTCTACTGAACAATGGACCATGACATTGGTTCAGTCAGTGCAttgacattatatatatatatatatatatatatatatatatatatatatatatatatatatatatatatatatatatatatatatatatatatatatatatatatatatatatatatatatatatatatatatatatatatatatatatatgtagacaCTGaacaatgtatatatatttattatctCTGAAACCAAGCTTGTGCCTGAAATAGAATCCCCACTGGATAGATACTTTGGATCGATATTGAAAGAAAGCGGGGTTACTCGGCCTGATGTACGTCTTTGTCTTCATTGTGTTACGTGCTCTGTTTCCTGACACACATCAACCGTTAAGGAGGACACGATTACTTTCGGAGAAAAAGTAACATTTTCTCAATGTATCGCCTGCCATAAGTGAGAGTGATGCACGCTCATTTCACACCCGTTAATCTCGGTGCTCCGGACATATTTGGGGAGAGGAGGTCTCAGGGCCTCTTTCAACTCACTTGATAGTTTGAATGGGAGGCATGTGGGTCGTGTAGATCTACATTGTATCTAGGCTAGCCAGTGTACGGGATGGGACACACAGGATTATGAGAATAGGGTTAAGATATAACTGGCCGAGTTTGCGTGTCGTGGCCTCTTTTAGTAGCATTCCTACCCTCTGGACAGAATTAGTGTCACATTACTTGGCATCAAATGTCAACAAGTCAACGTGTATTTTTATAAACAACATGCACTACAAGGTTACAACAACAACCTGACTGATGAAGAATATTTGACTATTTTAGATTTCAGCTGTGATTTTGGAACAGAAAAAGACAAGGCATTGCCAGACAATTTCAATTAAACTTACAATGACATATATTCATTACATATCGATAATCCCTTTGTTTCCAATAACAAATAACACACTAAATCAACAAGGTGGCAAGCTGAACAGCTACGTTATGCTTGCTTATTTTATTGGGCACTTAATACTGAATAGCCGCCAAGAATGTATAATCACAATTGCTTTctaatacaaaaaaatatataagaaAGCAGGCTAACCACCAATACTCACTATTTTATGTCATTTCCATGTATGGGTAAAATTACCCAATATCGGCTACAACAATAACAGCTAATGCAGCAGACCCCCAACTGAGTTCTCAACCACCCACCCATACATGAATGAGTGACTATTGCTCGTGACTACCAGTGACTGAGGTGACCTGCACTGCGAAGGAACGCGCACTAACGACCTGGACCAGAGCTGATGTTAAATCAATCATTTCCTAAAAGTTACAATTATCACCATCACACGTATCAACATTTGTTAGATAAACTCACCGTTTAGCTGTATTTTCTCTTGAAATCTGTAAAAAGTGTTCATTCATTGTTGTCTGCAAGAGATGCTTGTTCCATCTTCATACATGCTCCATTCAGAAACCGTTAAAAAAGCTGTCTGCACGTCCACCTACGCGCGCAGGGAGGTCTTAGCCCTCGCGCTCTCAAGTGTCACGTGGTTTGATATAGTAATATCAAGTGACAGACAATGATTTATTTATTGCTCCAGTGAACTCTGGCTACCACCTCCTCATAAATTGCAATTACTTATTGAAAAAGACATGCATAAGCACATGCAATATTTTTTGTGCTGTATACAACTACATTTATTTTACCTGTTTGACAATCTGGCTTTATATAACAAATCTCTACAATATCAATGAATAGTGTACATATGTGGCTATTGAATTAATCCAAAATTTCGTtttaaacaacaaaaaaataacccTACAATAAATGAATCGGGCTACATGCAACTGAGCTGCAAAAGTGAATAGCCTACAGACAATAAACTccactgataacagactagtaaAGTTAACTATTTGAATTTCGGTTGGTTTCAGAGCTCAATTTGTAAAACAAAACCTGGTATCATTTACTCAATGGTTAATGATTGAAAAGTGCAGGCCATTGCACAATATGTTAGAGCCAACACCAGGAGCCATATCTGAGCTAACTGTTCTGAAATGTCTGTTGATGTTCTTTACTTAGTCTTCTGTGTAAAAACAGAAGGACATGCATTAGTGTTAGCATTTTAGACAATGCCGAAGGATATTGTTTAAGTAATTAAATAGACTATGGCAATGGTTAGTGGGATCACTGCATGTGTTGTTCTGAACTTGCCCCACCCCTGAACATACTTGCAGCCTAAAAACTTAGATAAAATTGCACAAAAACATGGCCAAAAATAAGACAGCATAGAGACATGTTTTCAAAAGCTCTAGAGGAACTGAAAGAATAAAAGGAGAAAGAATTCTCAATCCAAATAACTTCCTTTccattccaagatggcgtagcagtcagacgtctttgccgccgtcttgtcgtgtcccatgtatatacctttttatatatttttcttcgcaaatcttttttttctttttttgtaaacctcaacttcaaaatactctcctgcaacccgcctcacccaatgtggtgtggatctgttTTTTCTAAGGTATTTTTCTTTACTTCTGAACCGGaatcccccaacagaagctagccagctcactagctactagctagtagtcagctaaccactactagcggtcatcagctaacctttagctcggaaaacTCTCGCCAGTTTGCAGAACGCAATTCAAACCATAGCATACCGGActtattttctctccatatccccagattcctaccgcaagctctgaaccttttcacctggatcatcgcagctagctagctgcaatccgagtggctactcctggctaacgtctctgtgtcgaagcaagcaccaattaacctggagctagcccatgctcggcccatctcccggctagctgaagaggtccatcagccactctgggcctactgtattattgattgtatgtttgtttattccatgtgtaactctgtgttgttgtatgtgtcgaactgctttgctttatcttggccaggtcgcagttgcaaatgagaacttgttctcaactagcctacctggttaattaaataaaggtgaaataaaaataaataaaaaacaatacctattttgccaattggcccgGACCCCTTTTACTGACGGTACGGAGctccttcacgactggactatCGACATAATCTGCCTGAGGGGGGTTATTCAGTCTAAAGCAtatcggactgttagctgaaTAGGTTAATTGGCCAATTTCttgggccactatacctattttgccaattggcatGGACCCCTTTTACTACACGAAGCCCTGCttatccatcacgactggactactGACTAATCTGTCCGAGTTAATTTTTTCTCCAACAGGTCCATCTGTCGCGtcgtcccctgaatgcccatctgctagcctgctagccgcgGGACTGATAGCTGAAGAGATTCATTGGCCAATTTCTTGagccactatacctattttgccaactGGACTGGAACCCTTTGCTAAACGGAACCTTACTAATCCATCAAAACTGGTCTATCGACGTAACCGCAGGAGGCTCTGCATGAGGAGGCCATAACAGACTTCCTCCGTTGTGAcatccctctaaggcccttctgctagcttgctagccccggcctgctagctgtctgaatcgacgcgtctccagccagcccaactactcactggacccctatgatcacttgACTACGCATGCGTcttccctaatgtcaatatgccttgtccatttctgttctggttagtgattattgtcttatttcactgtcgAGCcactagccctgctcaatatgccttagccaaccctttagttccacctcccacacatcaGCTGGTTTacatgtttctagagacaatatctctttcatcatcactcaatgcctaggcttacctccactgtattcacatcctaccataactttgtctgtacattatgccttgaatctattctatcgcgcccagaaacctgcttcTTTTACTCTCAGTTCTGAAAGTaatagacgaccagttcttatagcctttagctgtacacttatcctactcctcctctgttcctctggtgatgtagaggttattccaggccctgcagtgcctagctccactcccatttcccaggtgctctcatttgttgacttctgtaaccgtaaaagccttggtatcatgcatgttaacattagaagcctcctccctaagtttgttttattcactgctttagcacactctgccaacccggatgtcctagccgtgtctgaatcctggcttaaaaagaccaccaaaaaccctgacatttccatccatctgacattttctgacaagatagaactgccaaagggggcggagttgcaatctactgcagcgATAGCCTGTAGAGTTTTGTCttactatccaagtctgtacccaaacaattcgagcttctacttttaaaaataagtctctcactgttgccacttgctatagaccaccctttgcccccagctgtgccctggtcaccatatgtgaattgattgtcccccatctatcttcagtgctcgtgctgctaggtgacctaaactgggacatgcttaacacaatcctacaatctaagcttgatgccctcaatctcacacaaattatcaatgaacctaccaggtacatccccaaatccgtaaacatgggcaccctcatagatatcatcataaccaacctgccctctaaatacacctctgctgttttcaaccaagatctcagcgatcactgcctcattgcctgcatctgtaatgggaTTGCGGTCGAACAaaacccctcatcactgtcaaacgctctctaaaacactt
This genomic window contains:
- the LOC118386736 gene encoding probable G-protein coupled receptor 132 isoform X3; protein product: MHDPTVTQTSVAAINWSTDAPPCTPNYEEDRVPLVVLYSLVLVIGLPANIVTVYLTFLQVRRKNVLGIYLLSLSVCDLMYLCTLPMWANYVNAGHQWRWSSIACKVTGYFFFNNMYISIFLLCCVSSDRYVAVVYAVESRGLRRQRLAVAVTVAIVLVVFVGHVPVFTMPEGDAAEGQRRCFEPGKGTSTVTGFNYARFVIGFLFPLVVLVVTNRAILANVQASTGLRHCQKERVRYLAFAVVVLFLVCFAPYHVILLLRAVTFHFPELQNCHFQESLYTPYTISLGLSTFNSAINPILYVLSSDNIRKELRRGLAGLRGRATLRPRSTDSSQHKMHNSKNSSEVAAATQEGEKHGC
- the LOC118386736 gene encoding probable G-protein coupled receptor 132 isoform X1, with the translated sequence MNFSGDALLSLRAWIRGGRKREQERTGGDTMHDPTVTQTSVAAINWSTDAPPCTPNYEEDRVPLVVLYSLVLVIGLPANIVTVYLTFLQVRRKNVLGIYLLSLSVCDLMYLCTLPMWANYVNAGHQWRWSSIACKVTGYFFFNNMYISIFLLCCVSSDRYVAVVYAVESRGLRRQRLAVAVTVAIVLVVFVGHVPVFTMPEGDAAEGQRRCFEPGKGTSTVTGFNYARFVIGFLFPLVVLVVTNRAILANVQASTGLRHCQKERVRYLAFAVVVLFLVCFAPYHVILLLRAVTFHFPELQNCHFQESLYTPYTISLGLSTFNSAINPILYVLSSDNIRKELRRGLAGLRGRATLRPRSTDSSQHKMHNSKNSSEVAAATQEGEKHGC
- the LOC118386736 gene encoding probable G-protein coupled receptor 132 isoform X2, translating into MNTFYRFQEKIQLNDTMHDPTVTQTSVAAINWSTDAPPCTPNYEEDRVPLVVLYSLVLVIGLPANIVTVYLTFLQVRRKNVLGIYLLSLSVCDLMYLCTLPMWANYVNAGHQWRWSSIACKVTGYFFFNNMYISIFLLCCVSSDRYVAVVYAVESRGLRRQRLAVAVTVAIVLVVFVGHVPVFTMPEGDAAEGQRRCFEPGKGTSTVTGFNYARFVIGFLFPLVVLVVTNRAILANVQASTGLRHCQKERVRYLAFAVVVLFLVCFAPYHVILLLRAVTFHFPELQNCHFQESLYTPYTISLGLSTFNSAINPILYVLSSDNIRKELRRGLAGLRGRATLRPRSTDSSQHKMHNSKNSSEVAAATQEGEKHGC